Proteins encoded by one window of Macaca fascicularis isolate 582-1 chromosome 10, T2T-MFA8v1.1:
- the SGSM3 gene encoding small G protein signaling modulator 3 isoform X6 — protein sequence MAPGDPGQVYTEGGEPGSSLLASSPLLEDAPQRLRWQAHLEFTHNHDVGDLTWDKIAVSLPRSEKLRSLVLAGIPHGMRPQLWMRLSGALQKKRNSELSYREIVKNSSNDETLAAKQGVTRSCCCGCQWLPDRLRRTCCAPCPATPASPAWAASGCPACAGCSGPWPGSTQRSATARALVAACLLLFLEEEDTFWMMCAIIEDLLPASYFSTTLLGVQTDQRVLRHLIVQYLPRLDKLLQEHDIELSLITLHWFLTAFASVVDIKLLLRIWDLFFYEGSRVLFQLTLGMLHLKEEELIQSENSASIFNTLSDIPSQMEDAELLLGVAMRLAGSLTDVAVETQRRKHLAYLIADQGQLLGTGTLTNLSQVVRRRTQRRKSTITALLFGEDDLEALKAKNIKQTELVADLREAILRVARHFQCADPKNCSVELTPDYSMESHQRDHENYVACSRGHRRRAKALLDFERHDDDELGFRKNDIITIVSQKDEHCWVGELNGLRGWFPAKFVEVLDERSKEYSIAGDDSVTEGVTDLVRGTLCPALKALFEHGLKKPSLLGGACHPWLFIEEAAGREVERDFASVYSRLVLCKTFRLDEDGKVLTPEELLYRAVQSVNVSHDAVHAQMDVKLRSLICVGLNEQVLHLWLEVLCSSLPTVEKWYQPWSFLRSPGWVQIKCELRVLCCFAFSLSQDWELPAKREAQQPLKEGVRDMLVKHHLFSWDVDG from the exons ATGGCCCCAGGAGATCCTGGCCAAGTATACACAG AAGGTGGTGAGCCTGGCTCTAGTCTGCTGGCGAGCTCCCCGCTGCTGGAGGATGCTCCACAGAGGCTGCGGTGGCAGGCCCACCTGGAGTTCACCCATAACCACGATGTGGGGGATCTCACCTGGGACAAGATTGCAGTCTCTCTGCCCCGCTCTGAGAAGCTCCGTTCCCTGGTGCTGGCCGGCATCCCACATGGCATGAGGCCACAG CTATGGATGCGGCTCTCTGGGGCCCTGCAGAAGAAGAGGAACTCCGAGCTGTCCTACCGCGAGATTGTGAAGAACAGCTCCAATGATGAGACCCTTGCTGCCAAGCAG GGTGTCACAAGGTCTTGTTGTTGTGGGTGCCAATGGCTGCCGGACAGATTGAGAAGGACCTGCTGCGCACCATGCCCAGCAACGCCTGCTTCGCCAGCATGGGCAGCATCGGGGTGCCCCGCCTGCGCAGGGTGCTCCGGGCCCTGGCCTGGCTCTACCCAGAGATCGGCTACTGCCAGGGCACTG GTGGCTGCCTGCCTCCTGCtgttcctggaggaggaggacacCTTCTGGATGATGTGCGCCATCATCGAGGACCTGCTCCCCGCCTCCTACTTCAGCACCACCCTGCTGGGCGTCCAGACTGACCAGCGGGTCCTGCGCCACCTCATTGTCCAGTACCTGCCGCGCCTGGACAAGCTGCTCCAGGAGCATGACATCG AGCTGTCCCTGATCACACTGCACTGGTTCCTCACGGCCTTCGCCAGCGTGGTGGACATCAAGCTGCTTCTGCGCATCTGGGACCTGTTTTTCTATGAGGGCTCCCGGGTGCTGTTCCAGCTCACGTTGGGCATGCTGCACCTCAAG GAAGAAGAGTTGATCCAGTCAGAGAACTCAGCCTCCATCTTCAACACGCTATCAGATATCCCGTCGCAGATGGAGGACGCGGAGCTGCTTCTGGGGGTGGCCATGCGGCTGGCCGGCTCCCTCACCGACGTGGCTGTGGAGACTCAGCGCCGCAAGCACCTGGCCTATCTCATTGCAGACCAGGGTCAGCTCCTGGGGACCGGCACCCTCACCAACCTCTCTCAG GTTGTTCGCCGCAGGACCCAGCGGAGGAAGTCCACCATCACTGCTCTGCTCTTCG GGGAGGATGACCTGGAGGCACTCAAGGCCAAGAACATCAAGCAGACGGAACTGGTGGCTGACCTCCGGGAAGCCATCCTGCGCGTGGCGCGTCACTTCCAGTGCGCAGACCCCAAAAACTGCAGCGTG GAGCTGACTCCAGACTACAGCATGGAGAGCCACCAGCGGGACCACGAGAACTACGTGGCATGTTCACGCGGCCACCGGCGCCGAGCCAAGGCCCTGCTGGACTTCGAGCGGCACGACGACGACGAGCTGGGCTTCCGCAAGAACGACATCATCACA ATCGTGTCTCAGAAGGACGAGCACTGCTGGGTGGGGGAGCTCAACGGCCTTCGAG GCTGGTTTCCAGCCAAGTTTGTGGAAGTCCTGGATGAGCGCAGCAAAGAG TATTCCATCGCGGGGGACGACTCAGTGACGGAGGGGGTCACAGACCTCGTGCGAGGGACCCTCTGCCCGGCCCTTAAGGCCCTGTTCGAACATGGACTGAAGAAGCCATCCCTGCTTGGGGGCGCCTGCCACCCCTGGCTGTTTATAGAGGAG GCTGCAGGCCGGGAGGTCGAGAGAGATTTTGCCTCCGTGTATTCCCGCCTGGTGCTCTGTAAGACCTTCAG GTTGGACGAAGATGGCAAGGTCCTGACCCCGGAGGAGCTGCTCTACCGG GCTGTGCAGTCTGTGAACGTGAGCCATGATGCAGTGCACGCACAAATGGACGTGAAGCTCCGCTCACTGATCTGCGTGGGGCTCAA TGAGCAGGTGCTGCACCTGTGGCTGGAGGTGCTCTGCTCCAGCCTGCCCACCGTGGAGAAGTGGTACCAGCCCTGGTCCTTCCTGCGCAGCCCGGGCTGGGTCCAGATCAAGTGTGAGCTCCG AGTCCTCTGCTGCTTTGCCTTCAGCCTCTCCCAGGACTGGGAACTCCCTGCGAAGAGAGAG
- the SGSM3 gene encoding small G protein signaling modulator 3 isoform X4 encodes MSGSHTPSACGPFSALTPSIWPQEILAKYTQKEESAEQPDFYYDEFGFRVYKEEGGEPGSSLLASSPLLEDAPQRLRWQAHLEFTHNHDVGDLTWDKIAVSLPRSEKLRSLVLAGIPHGMRPQLWMRLSGALQKKRNSELSYREIVKNSSNDETLAAKQIEKDLLRTMPSNACFASMGSIGVPRLRRVLRALAWLYPEIGYCQGTGMVAACLLLFLEEEDTFWMMCAIIEDLLPASYFSTTLLGVQTDQRVLRHLIVQYLPRLDKLLQEHDIELSLITLHWFLTAFASVVDIKLLLRIWDLFFYEGSRVLFQLTLGMLHLKEEELIQSENSASIFNTLSDIPSQMEDAELLLGVAMRLAGSLTDVAVETQRRKHLAYLIADQGQLLGTGTLTNLSQVVRRRTQRRKSTITALLFGEDDLEALKAKNIKQTELVADLREAILRVARHFQCADPKNCSVELTPDYSMESHQRDHENYVACSRGHRRRAKALLDFERHDDDELGFRKNDIITIVSQKDEHCWVGELNGLRGWFPAKFVEVLDERSKEYSIAGDDSVTEGVTDLVRGTLCPALKALFEHGLKKPSLLGGACHPWLFIEEAAGREVERDFASVYSRLVLCKTFRLDEDGKVLTPEELLYRAVQSVNVSHDAVHAQMDVKLRSLICVGLNEQVLHLWLEVLCSSLPTVEKWYQPWSFLRSPGWVQIKCELRVLCCFAFSLSQDWELPAKREAQQPLKEGVRDMLVKHHLFSWDVDG; translated from the exons ATGTCAG GAAGCCATACACCTTCTGCCTGTGGCCCTTTCTCAGCCCTGACTCCGAGCATATGGCCCCAGGAGATCCTGGCCAAGTATACACAG AAGGAAGAGTCAGCAGAGCAACCAGATTTCTACTACGATGAGTTTGGTTTCCGTGTGTACAAGGAAG AAGGTGGTGAGCCTGGCTCTAGTCTGCTGGCGAGCTCCCCGCTGCTGGAGGATGCTCCACAGAGGCTGCGGTGGCAGGCCCACCTGGAGTTCACCCATAACCACGATGTGGGGGATCTCACCTGGGACAAGATTGCAGTCTCTCTGCCCCGCTCTGAGAAGCTCCGTTCCCTGGTGCTGGCCGGCATCCCACATGGCATGAGGCCACAG CTATGGATGCGGCTCTCTGGGGCCCTGCAGAAGAAGAGGAACTCCGAGCTGTCCTACCGCGAGATTGTGAAGAACAGCTCCAATGATGAGACCCTTGCTGCCAAGCAG ATTGAGAAGGACCTGCTGCGCACCATGCCCAGCAACGCCTGCTTCGCCAGCATGGGCAGCATCGGGGTGCCCCGCCTGCGCAGGGTGCTCCGGGCCCTGGCCTGGCTCTACCCAGAGATCGGCTACTGCCAGGGCACTGGTATG GTGGCTGCCTGCCTCCTGCtgttcctggaggaggaggacacCTTCTGGATGATGTGCGCCATCATCGAGGACCTGCTCCCCGCCTCCTACTTCAGCACCACCCTGCTGGGCGTCCAGACTGACCAGCGGGTCCTGCGCCACCTCATTGTCCAGTACCTGCCGCGCCTGGACAAGCTGCTCCAGGAGCATGACATCG AGCTGTCCCTGATCACACTGCACTGGTTCCTCACGGCCTTCGCCAGCGTGGTGGACATCAAGCTGCTTCTGCGCATCTGGGACCTGTTTTTCTATGAGGGCTCCCGGGTGCTGTTCCAGCTCACGTTGGGCATGCTGCACCTCAAG GAAGAAGAGTTGATCCAGTCAGAGAACTCAGCCTCCATCTTCAACACGCTATCAGATATCCCGTCGCAGATGGAGGACGCGGAGCTGCTTCTGGGGGTGGCCATGCGGCTGGCCGGCTCCCTCACCGACGTGGCTGTGGAGACTCAGCGCCGCAAGCACCTGGCCTATCTCATTGCAGACCAGGGTCAGCTCCTGGGGACCGGCACCCTCACCAACCTCTCTCAG GTTGTTCGCCGCAGGACCCAGCGGAGGAAGTCCACCATCACTGCTCTGCTCTTCG GGGAGGATGACCTGGAGGCACTCAAGGCCAAGAACATCAAGCAGACGGAACTGGTGGCTGACCTCCGGGAAGCCATCCTGCGCGTGGCGCGTCACTTCCAGTGCGCAGACCCCAAAAACTGCAGCGTG GAGCTGACTCCAGACTACAGCATGGAGAGCCACCAGCGGGACCACGAGAACTACGTGGCATGTTCACGCGGCCACCGGCGCCGAGCCAAGGCCCTGCTGGACTTCGAGCGGCACGACGACGACGAGCTGGGCTTCCGCAAGAACGACATCATCACA ATCGTGTCTCAGAAGGACGAGCACTGCTGGGTGGGGGAGCTCAACGGCCTTCGAG GCTGGTTTCCAGCCAAGTTTGTGGAAGTCCTGGATGAGCGCAGCAAAGAG TATTCCATCGCGGGGGACGACTCAGTGACGGAGGGGGTCACAGACCTCGTGCGAGGGACCCTCTGCCCGGCCCTTAAGGCCCTGTTCGAACATGGACTGAAGAAGCCATCCCTGCTTGGGGGCGCCTGCCACCCCTGGCTGTTTATAGAGGAG GCTGCAGGCCGGGAGGTCGAGAGAGATTTTGCCTCCGTGTATTCCCGCCTGGTGCTCTGTAAGACCTTCAG GTTGGACGAAGATGGCAAGGTCCTGACCCCGGAGGAGCTGCTCTACCGG GCTGTGCAGTCTGTGAACGTGAGCCATGATGCAGTGCACGCACAAATGGACGTGAAGCTCCGCTCACTGATCTGCGTGGGGCTCAA TGAGCAGGTGCTGCACCTGTGGCTGGAGGTGCTCTGCTCCAGCCTGCCCACCGTGGAGAAGTGGTACCAGCCCTGGTCCTTCCTGCGCAGCCCGGGCTGGGTCCAGATCAAGTGTGAGCTCCG AGTCCTCTGCTGCTTTGCCTTCAGCCTCTCCCAGGACTGGGAACTCCCTGCGAAGAGAGAG
- the SGSM3 gene encoding small G protein signaling modulator 3 isoform X3, translated as MSGSHTPSACGPFSALTPSIWPQEILAKYTQKEESAEQPDFYYDEFGFRVYKEEGGEPGSSLLASSPLLEDAPQRLRWQAHLEFTHNHDVGDLTWDKIAVSLPRSEKLRSLVLAGIPHGMRPQLWMRLSGALQKKRNSELSYREIVKNSSNDETLAAKQIEKDLLRTMPSNACFASMGSIGVPRLRRVLRALAWLYPEIGYCQGTGMVAACLLLFLEEEDTFWMMCAIIEDLLPASYFSTTLLGVQTDQRVLRHLIVQYLPRLDKLLQEHDIELSLITLHWFLTAFASVVDIKLLLRIWDLFFYEGSRVLFQLTLGMLHLKEEELIQSENSASIFNTLSDIPSQMEDAELLLGVAMRLAGSLTDVAVETQRRKHLAYLIADQGQLLGTGTLTNLSQVVRRRTQRRKSTITALLFGEDDLEALKAKNIKQTELVADLREAILRVARHFQCADPKNCSVELTPDYSMESHQRDHENYVACSRGHRRRAKALLDFERHDDDELGFRKNDIITVRGGAGLQIVSQKDEHCWVGELNGLRGWFPAKFVEVLDERSKEYSIAGDDSVTEGVTDLVRGTLCPALKALFEHGLKKPSLLGGACHPWLFIEEAAGREVERDFASVYSRLVLCKTFRLDEDGKVLTPEELLYRAVQSVNVSHDAVHAQMDVKLRSLICVGLNEQVLHLWLEVLCSSLPTVEKWYQPWSFLRSPGWVQIKCELRVLCCFAFSLSQDWELPAKREAQQPLKEGVRDMLVKHHLFSWDVDG; from the exons ATGTCAG GAAGCCATACACCTTCTGCCTGTGGCCCTTTCTCAGCCCTGACTCCGAGCATATGGCCCCAGGAGATCCTGGCCAAGTATACACAG AAGGAAGAGTCAGCAGAGCAACCAGATTTCTACTACGATGAGTTTGGTTTCCGTGTGTACAAGGAAG AAGGTGGTGAGCCTGGCTCTAGTCTGCTGGCGAGCTCCCCGCTGCTGGAGGATGCTCCACAGAGGCTGCGGTGGCAGGCCCACCTGGAGTTCACCCATAACCACGATGTGGGGGATCTCACCTGGGACAAGATTGCAGTCTCTCTGCCCCGCTCTGAGAAGCTCCGTTCCCTGGTGCTGGCCGGCATCCCACATGGCATGAGGCCACAG CTATGGATGCGGCTCTCTGGGGCCCTGCAGAAGAAGAGGAACTCCGAGCTGTCCTACCGCGAGATTGTGAAGAACAGCTCCAATGATGAGACCCTTGCTGCCAAGCAG ATTGAGAAGGACCTGCTGCGCACCATGCCCAGCAACGCCTGCTTCGCCAGCATGGGCAGCATCGGGGTGCCCCGCCTGCGCAGGGTGCTCCGGGCCCTGGCCTGGCTCTACCCAGAGATCGGCTACTGCCAGGGCACTGGTATG GTGGCTGCCTGCCTCCTGCtgttcctggaggaggaggacacCTTCTGGATGATGTGCGCCATCATCGAGGACCTGCTCCCCGCCTCCTACTTCAGCACCACCCTGCTGGGCGTCCAGACTGACCAGCGGGTCCTGCGCCACCTCATTGTCCAGTACCTGCCGCGCCTGGACAAGCTGCTCCAGGAGCATGACATCG AGCTGTCCCTGATCACACTGCACTGGTTCCTCACGGCCTTCGCCAGCGTGGTGGACATCAAGCTGCTTCTGCGCATCTGGGACCTGTTTTTCTATGAGGGCTCCCGGGTGCTGTTCCAGCTCACGTTGGGCATGCTGCACCTCAAG GAAGAAGAGTTGATCCAGTCAGAGAACTCAGCCTCCATCTTCAACACGCTATCAGATATCCCGTCGCAGATGGAGGACGCGGAGCTGCTTCTGGGGGTGGCCATGCGGCTGGCCGGCTCCCTCACCGACGTGGCTGTGGAGACTCAGCGCCGCAAGCACCTGGCCTATCTCATTGCAGACCAGGGTCAGCTCCTGGGGACCGGCACCCTCACCAACCTCTCTCAG GTTGTTCGCCGCAGGACCCAGCGGAGGAAGTCCACCATCACTGCTCTGCTCTTCG GGGAGGATGACCTGGAGGCACTCAAGGCCAAGAACATCAAGCAGACGGAACTGGTGGCTGACCTCCGGGAAGCCATCCTGCGCGTGGCGCGTCACTTCCAGTGCGCAGACCCCAAAAACTGCAGCGTG GAGCTGACTCCAGACTACAGCATGGAGAGCCACCAGCGGGACCACGAGAACTACGTGGCATGTTCACGCGGCCACCGGCGCCGAGCCAAGGCCCTGCTGGACTTCGAGCGGCACGACGACGACGAGCTGGGCTTCCGCAAGAACGACATCATCACAGTGCGTGGGGGCGCTGGACTACAG ATCGTGTCTCAGAAGGACGAGCACTGCTGGGTGGGGGAGCTCAACGGCCTTCGAG GCTGGTTTCCAGCCAAGTTTGTGGAAGTCCTGGATGAGCGCAGCAAAGAG TATTCCATCGCGGGGGACGACTCAGTGACGGAGGGGGTCACAGACCTCGTGCGAGGGACCCTCTGCCCGGCCCTTAAGGCCCTGTTCGAACATGGACTGAAGAAGCCATCCCTGCTTGGGGGCGCCTGCCACCCCTGGCTGTTTATAGAGGAG GCTGCAGGCCGGGAGGTCGAGAGAGATTTTGCCTCCGTGTATTCCCGCCTGGTGCTCTGTAAGACCTTCAG GTTGGACGAAGATGGCAAGGTCCTGACCCCGGAGGAGCTGCTCTACCGG GCTGTGCAGTCTGTGAACGTGAGCCATGATGCAGTGCACGCACAAATGGACGTGAAGCTCCGCTCACTGATCTGCGTGGGGCTCAA TGAGCAGGTGCTGCACCTGTGGCTGGAGGTGCTCTGCTCCAGCCTGCCCACCGTGGAGAAGTGGTACCAGCCCTGGTCCTTCCTGCGCAGCCCGGGCTGGGTCCAGATCAAGTGTGAGCTCCG AGTCCTCTGCTGCTTTGCCTTCAGCCTCTCCCAGGACTGGGAACTCCCTGCGAAGAGAGAG
- the SGSM3 gene encoding small G protein signaling modulator 3 isoform X13 yields MSEGGEPGSSLLASSPLLEDAPQRLRWQAHLEFTHNHDVGDLTWDKIAVSLPRSEKLRSLVLAGIPHGMRPQLWMRLSGALQKKRNSELSYREIVKNSSNDETLAAKQIEKDLLRTMPSNACFASMGSIGVPRLRRVLRALAWLYPEIGYCQGTGMVAACLLLFLEEEDTFWMMCAIIEDLLPASYFSTTLLGVQTDQRVLRHLIVQYLPRLDKLLQEHDIELSLITLHWFLTAFASVVDIKLLLRIWDLFFYEGSRVLFQLTLGMLHLKEEELIQSENSASIFNTLSDIPSQMEDAELLLGVAMRLAGSLTDVAVETQRRKHLAYLIADQGQLLGTGTLTNLSQVVRRRTQRRKSTITALLFGEDDLEALKAKNIKQTELVADLREAILRVARHFQCADPKNCSVELTPDYSMESHQRDHENYVACSRGHRRRAKALLDFERHDDDELGFRKNDIITIVSQKDEHCWVGELNGLRGWFPAKFVEVLDERSKEYSIAGDDSVTEGVTDLVRGTLCPALKALFEHGLKKPSLLGGACHPWLFIEEAAGREVERDFASVYSRLVLCKTFRLDEDGKVLTPEELLYRAVQSVNVSHDAVHAQMDVKLRSLICVGLNEQVLHLWLEVLCSSLPTVEKWYQPWSFLRSPGWVQIKCELRVLCCFAFSLSQDWELPAKREAQQPLKEGVRDMLVKHHLFSWDVDG; encoded by the exons ATGTCAG AAGGTGGTGAGCCTGGCTCTAGTCTGCTGGCGAGCTCCCCGCTGCTGGAGGATGCTCCACAGAGGCTGCGGTGGCAGGCCCACCTGGAGTTCACCCATAACCACGATGTGGGGGATCTCACCTGGGACAAGATTGCAGTCTCTCTGCCCCGCTCTGAGAAGCTCCGTTCCCTGGTGCTGGCCGGCATCCCACATGGCATGAGGCCACAG CTATGGATGCGGCTCTCTGGGGCCCTGCAGAAGAAGAGGAACTCCGAGCTGTCCTACCGCGAGATTGTGAAGAACAGCTCCAATGATGAGACCCTTGCTGCCAAGCAG ATTGAGAAGGACCTGCTGCGCACCATGCCCAGCAACGCCTGCTTCGCCAGCATGGGCAGCATCGGGGTGCCCCGCCTGCGCAGGGTGCTCCGGGCCCTGGCCTGGCTCTACCCAGAGATCGGCTACTGCCAGGGCACTGGTATG GTGGCTGCCTGCCTCCTGCtgttcctggaggaggaggacacCTTCTGGATGATGTGCGCCATCATCGAGGACCTGCTCCCCGCCTCCTACTTCAGCACCACCCTGCTGGGCGTCCAGACTGACCAGCGGGTCCTGCGCCACCTCATTGTCCAGTACCTGCCGCGCCTGGACAAGCTGCTCCAGGAGCATGACATCG AGCTGTCCCTGATCACACTGCACTGGTTCCTCACGGCCTTCGCCAGCGTGGTGGACATCAAGCTGCTTCTGCGCATCTGGGACCTGTTTTTCTATGAGGGCTCCCGGGTGCTGTTCCAGCTCACGTTGGGCATGCTGCACCTCAAG GAAGAAGAGTTGATCCAGTCAGAGAACTCAGCCTCCATCTTCAACACGCTATCAGATATCCCGTCGCAGATGGAGGACGCGGAGCTGCTTCTGGGGGTGGCCATGCGGCTGGCCGGCTCCCTCACCGACGTGGCTGTGGAGACTCAGCGCCGCAAGCACCTGGCCTATCTCATTGCAGACCAGGGTCAGCTCCTGGGGACCGGCACCCTCACCAACCTCTCTCAG GTTGTTCGCCGCAGGACCCAGCGGAGGAAGTCCACCATCACTGCTCTGCTCTTCG GGGAGGATGACCTGGAGGCACTCAAGGCCAAGAACATCAAGCAGACGGAACTGGTGGCTGACCTCCGGGAAGCCATCCTGCGCGTGGCGCGTCACTTCCAGTGCGCAGACCCCAAAAACTGCAGCGTG GAGCTGACTCCAGACTACAGCATGGAGAGCCACCAGCGGGACCACGAGAACTACGTGGCATGTTCACGCGGCCACCGGCGCCGAGCCAAGGCCCTGCTGGACTTCGAGCGGCACGACGACGACGAGCTGGGCTTCCGCAAGAACGACATCATCACA ATCGTGTCTCAGAAGGACGAGCACTGCTGGGTGGGGGAGCTCAACGGCCTTCGAG GCTGGTTTCCAGCCAAGTTTGTGGAAGTCCTGGATGAGCGCAGCAAAGAG TATTCCATCGCGGGGGACGACTCAGTGACGGAGGGGGTCACAGACCTCGTGCGAGGGACCCTCTGCCCGGCCCTTAAGGCCCTGTTCGAACATGGACTGAAGAAGCCATCCCTGCTTGGGGGCGCCTGCCACCCCTGGCTGTTTATAGAGGAG GCTGCAGGCCGGGAGGTCGAGAGAGATTTTGCCTCCGTGTATTCCCGCCTGGTGCTCTGTAAGACCTTCAG GTTGGACGAAGATGGCAAGGTCCTGACCCCGGAGGAGCTGCTCTACCGG GCTGTGCAGTCTGTGAACGTGAGCCATGATGCAGTGCACGCACAAATGGACGTGAAGCTCCGCTCACTGATCTGCGTGGGGCTCAA TGAGCAGGTGCTGCACCTGTGGCTGGAGGTGCTCTGCTCCAGCCTGCCCACCGTGGAGAAGTGGTACCAGCCCTGGTCCTTCCTGCGCAGCCCGGGCTGGGTCCAGATCAAGTGTGAGCTCCG AGTCCTCTGCTGCTTTGCCTTCAGCCTCTCCCAGGACTGGGAACTCCCTGCGAAGAGAGAG
- the SGSM3 gene encoding small G protein signaling modulator 3 isoform X14, with the protein MAPGDPGQVYTEGGEPGSSLLASSPLLEDAPQRLRWQAHLEFTHNHDVGDLTWDKIAVSLPRSEKLRSLVLAGIPHGMRPQLWMRLSGALQKKRNSELSYREIVKNSSNDETLAAKQVAACLLLFLEEEDTFWMMCAIIEDLLPASYFSTTLLGVQTDQRVLRHLIVQYLPRLDKLLQEHDIELSLITLHWFLTAFASVVDIKLLLRIWDLFFYEGSRVLFQLTLGMLHLKEEELIQSENSASIFNTLSDIPSQMEDAELLLGVAMRLAGSLTDVAVETQRRKHLAYLIADQGQLLGTGTLTNLSQVVRRRTQRRKSTITALLFGEDDLEALKAKNIKQTELVADLREAILRVARHFQCADPKNCSVELTPDYSMESHQRDHENYVACSRGHRRRAKALLDFERHDDDELGFRKNDIITVRGGAGLQIVSQKDEHCWVGELNGLRGWFPAKFVEVLDERSKEYSIAGDDSVTEGVTDLVRGTLCPALKALFEHGLKKPSLLGGACHPWLFIEEAAGREVERDFASVYSRLVLCKTFRLDEDGKVLTPEELLYRAVQSVNVSHDAVHAQMDVKLRSLICVGLNEQVLHLWLEVLCSSLPTVEKWYQPWSFLRSPGWVQIKCELRVLCCFAFSLSQDWELPAKREAQQPLKEGVRDMLVKHHLFSWDVDG; encoded by the exons ATGGCCCCAGGAGATCCTGGCCAAGTATACACAG AAGGTGGTGAGCCTGGCTCTAGTCTGCTGGCGAGCTCCCCGCTGCTGGAGGATGCTCCACAGAGGCTGCGGTGGCAGGCCCACCTGGAGTTCACCCATAACCACGATGTGGGGGATCTCACCTGGGACAAGATTGCAGTCTCTCTGCCCCGCTCTGAGAAGCTCCGTTCCCTGGTGCTGGCCGGCATCCCACATGGCATGAGGCCACAG CTATGGATGCGGCTCTCTGGGGCCCTGCAGAAGAAGAGGAACTCCGAGCTGTCCTACCGCGAGATTGTGAAGAACAGCTCCAATGATGAGACCCTTGCTGCCAAGCAG GTGGCTGCCTGCCTCCTGCtgttcctggaggaggaggacacCTTCTGGATGATGTGCGCCATCATCGAGGACCTGCTCCCCGCCTCCTACTTCAGCACCACCCTGCTGGGCGTCCAGACTGACCAGCGGGTCCTGCGCCACCTCATTGTCCAGTACCTGCCGCGCCTGGACAAGCTGCTCCAGGAGCATGACATCG AGCTGTCCCTGATCACACTGCACTGGTTCCTCACGGCCTTCGCCAGCGTGGTGGACATCAAGCTGCTTCTGCGCATCTGGGACCTGTTTTTCTATGAGGGCTCCCGGGTGCTGTTCCAGCTCACGTTGGGCATGCTGCACCTCAAG GAAGAAGAGTTGATCCAGTCAGAGAACTCAGCCTCCATCTTCAACACGCTATCAGATATCCCGTCGCAGATGGAGGACGCGGAGCTGCTTCTGGGGGTGGCCATGCGGCTGGCCGGCTCCCTCACCGACGTGGCTGTGGAGACTCAGCGCCGCAAGCACCTGGCCTATCTCATTGCAGACCAGGGTCAGCTCCTGGGGACCGGCACCCTCACCAACCTCTCTCAG GTTGTTCGCCGCAGGACCCAGCGGAGGAAGTCCACCATCACTGCTCTGCTCTTCG GGGAGGATGACCTGGAGGCACTCAAGGCCAAGAACATCAAGCAGACGGAACTGGTGGCTGACCTCCGGGAAGCCATCCTGCGCGTGGCGCGTCACTTCCAGTGCGCAGACCCCAAAAACTGCAGCGTG GAGCTGACTCCAGACTACAGCATGGAGAGCCACCAGCGGGACCACGAGAACTACGTGGCATGTTCACGCGGCCACCGGCGCCGAGCCAAGGCCCTGCTGGACTTCGAGCGGCACGACGACGACGAGCTGGGCTTCCGCAAGAACGACATCATCACAGTGCGTGGGGGCGCTGGACTACAG ATCGTGTCTCAGAAGGACGAGCACTGCTGGGTGGGGGAGCTCAACGGCCTTCGAG GCTGGTTTCCAGCCAAGTTTGTGGAAGTCCTGGATGAGCGCAGCAAAGAG TATTCCATCGCGGGGGACGACTCAGTGACGGAGGGGGTCACAGACCTCGTGCGAGGGACCCTCTGCCCGGCCCTTAAGGCCCTGTTCGAACATGGACTGAAGAAGCCATCCCTGCTTGGGGGCGCCTGCCACCCCTGGCTGTTTATAGAGGAG GCTGCAGGCCGGGAGGTCGAGAGAGATTTTGCCTCCGTGTATTCCCGCCTGGTGCTCTGTAAGACCTTCAG GTTGGACGAAGATGGCAAGGTCCTGACCCCGGAGGAGCTGCTCTACCGG GCTGTGCAGTCTGTGAACGTGAGCCATGATGCAGTGCACGCACAAATGGACGTGAAGCTCCGCTCACTGATCTGCGTGGGGCTCAA TGAGCAGGTGCTGCACCTGTGGCTGGAGGTGCTCTGCTCCAGCCTGCCCACCGTGGAGAAGTGGTACCAGCCCTGGTCCTTCCTGCGCAGCCCGGGCTGGGTCCAGATCAAGTGTGAGCTCCG AGTCCTCTGCTGCTTTGCCTTCAGCCTCTCCCAGGACTGGGAACTCCCTGCGAAGAGAGAG